In Lytechinus pictus isolate F3 Inbred chromosome 17, Lp3.0, whole genome shotgun sequence, the genomic window AaatgttattacattttttttaaagcaagtgCATAAGCATGCTCCTAGTAAACTGTTTCTAGGTGGTCAGTGCTCAGGGTAGATTTCAGTAGAAGCAGAACAGACATTACCAAGATAAGGGTGctcattaattttatttgttcTGAATAGAATGCTTCTTGTCATGTAGTTGGTTTCTTATTGGAAGCCATctttgttcataatttttataaataaatatgaatttgtACATATTGAAGATGATGTATCATCTAACATGCATTTGTGAGATGATGTTTTTGAATGAGGTTGTGAAGGATGATGTGATGTATTATAATGCGATGTACACGAAGGTTTGCATTATGTTTGATGATATTTCTAAAGTACTGATCTTGATAACTGACAATGATGTGAATTTCAGGTAGTAAAGATGAATATGAGTGATTGTTTATTTGGCGTTATAGATAtatttgatgataataatgatgtagGTGATAATGCTAATgcagttgatgatgatggtagttcTAATTGTGGTTTCTGTAGTGATAATGGTGATTTTGAtagtgattgtggtggtggtgatgatgaaggtgatggtagtggttttgatgataatgaaagCAGTGAACATGATGAGGATTATGCTGATATttgtgatggtaatgatgcTTGGTAGCGATACCAATGTcactggtggtggtgataatgaaacGGCTGTTAATGGTGGCGGTGGAGTTGATTGCGATCATGGTGGTGTTGGTATTGATGGTGCAGGtattgttggtggtggtggtggtcatTAGGAGGAAGAGGTGgaggatgatgttgatagtgatgAGGTTAAAAAAACACCAACCATCAgctgtaatatacatgtacatttctttaAAACTACAGCTGAGGCCTTTTGGATGCCATGATAATAATTTCTGCCACTGACAGCATCAATCCTCACATTGATCAATATAATCATCCTCAATACCCCCCCTCTTCCAAACCCCACACACTCCATTACTACCATCATTAGCCTACATGATAGGGAACCATCATTCTGTATTTCTGCATAtttttctggttattttcaaaatttctgtatAATAATCATTCgtgattattttcttcttttttttattcatgattttaaacATAACCTTAGCTTATAATGGGCAAATGTTTTTCACTAGTTATGTATGTAAAAACCCAAATTGAATTTCCGtattggacaaaatgaaattgaactaAACTGAACCGAAttgcatcaccatcatcatcgtcgttatCAGTGCATTATATAAATCAATCTGTAATCGTCACCGTCgtcgtcaccaccatcattcaaacaatcaccaccatcagcctcgtcattatcatcaccaccatggacatcattgtcatcaccaccatcatcatcaccataatcattattatcatcatcattatcatcatcatcaccataatcatcattatcatcaccatcgttatcatcttcatcatcatctccataatcatcatcaccatcatcgtcagtCGTCACCACCATcgacatcaccatcatcatcatcatcttcgtcaccatcatcgtcatcattgtcatcattattatcatcttcaaCATTCAACAACCCTATACCAATCGTACTAACAAGACACACTGGATAAACTCTTCCTCCTCGATATTACTGTTCCAGTGAAATCATGGGCGATGACGTTAAAAGGTTTCGTTTATTACATATTCTTGATGATtgcaaaatatttacatattctgTATTACTATTGGTAGATAAATCTGGCAGGCATACATCACAACAACTGTATGCCTCTTCAAAACAGTGTCTAAGCTACTACAAGTATACTTTTACCAAAGTACTCTGATTTACCGAAGCTTTAagaaggggaatccaacccaaataaaaactttgttcagaggaaaaagaaaaatcagacaaagtaatatatgaacatttgaacaatatcggacaaacaataagataTTTATGAATGTTGAAAAGTTGTAATTATTGGttatcactatacccatggagacttcaaattggccacacatgtgatgtcatagtgatgtaaggcaaggacgaCTCTTCGATGTACTCCAAAACATAAATGGCTATAACACGTTGGGtgttcaaaagttttacttcatattatatttttctttcatggggACATAAAACAATGTACTATCTGGGTTATACTTAGTTTACTGCCCCAGGGGTATTGGTACTtcggagaaaaccacaaatccctgataataaagtacatggcctatgagaaagttgtccttgccccttgtcagaatttacttacccagttgccaatttgaaatctacatagtctaagggatctcaatttcaaaacagccataactttttttatttattctctcctttccaacacaacattttatgaccaaggctggattccccttaaaGTGAGATAGCAAGTTTAACGGTCAAGTCGAATATGACCTTATCATGTCGACATATTATGTTTACAAGTCGACAGGACATTAGAGTCCACTTCTTGAGAGTATGGTCTACATGTCGTTTTCATCACTTTGCAATATACCATCAGAATGAGAACATAACTGTCAGAACAGTATATAATAGCATCACGTTTGTTTATGTGAAAATAATTCGGCAGTGTTTCGATTTATGccaattcataatttatacCGAGGACTGGAATGGTaggaaaaatgaattttaagaaaattgTATACTGCACAACAAGGTGGTCCTGTGTCGTATTCCTAAACCTTAAAGGCCCGCTTACCTTACGACTGGTGCACGATCTGATTTTGGAACAGATtgtattttgcttattttctgaaatgggggggggaggggttggggAGTAACAGGTTAAAACTATTTTGGATGAGCTAAAGCCTTCATTTGGAGTAAAGGCTGAATTACTcacaaatcgtagccaatcataCGATTGTCAGACGTTATTACGACTAGATGTTCAAATCGCTTATATTCATAATGGTAGTATAAAGTCACACTGAGACTTGAACACGTATTCGtttgatgatttacaaattCACACAGTAAGATGTTCCATGTTTCAATATTCGCATCAAATTTTACAACTTTTCATTCCAAAATCGAGCGGCAGACAAGTCAAAAAGTTTGAGGTGGCCCAAATACTTGGCCTATACAGGATAACCATAATAGCTCCATGGGATAACTGCACTGCATTTGCATGGGTGGAAATTCCAggccccctacccaaaatagtagggggcctggacacaatatcaaatgtcccccccccccccttttttttttttttgcttgtcaaatttattttggtcgaaatgacctgacatttggggtgataaccttttttttttgcttggcttgtcaaattttccagcccctcgtccccctacctttggggacagatttccgcccttgtGCATTTGTACCCATGCGTCCTCTTGGATATAAATACTTAAGTTTTTAGCATCGAACGTAGAGGACCTCAACACATTTTACAGCAAGGAATGTTGCTGCTTTCAATTGTTGAGTTTTACCATTCAGCATAGAGACAAATGTGAAAGATTGCCTACTAAGTCACCTATTAGAGAGTGACTTATACTTTACATGGCATTTACAATTATACTTTACAGACTGAAAGAGAAATCGGGATAGGGAATCAAATCGGTTAAGATTTTATAATACTTAGCATTTCTAGTTAACTTGCatgacctggtgggtgtttcataaagctgttcgtaagttaagagcgactttaagaacgactggtgatcctttcttatggcgaatggtatattcattggcgatgtttttgcgcgtaagaaaggatcaccagtcgttcttatagtcgcttacgaacagctttatgaaacacccaccagaccAGTAATCACAATGTATCGCGTCATATCATTGAATCTTAACAATTTGTACACAAACGAGGATACTTGATTGAAGGTGAATGAAAAGACTATATCTCAACACTTCACTTTCCGTCTACATGAATTATGTAAAGAACAACTGTACAGTAATTGCGAATGGTAGTGACTTATTTACATAGAATACAACCTGGATATCATTTTACAACGTGACTTTTTACATGCAGgatagtaataaaaaatatgattatagCATCTGATAAATACTTTGAATACACACACGTCAACAACACAACCATATAAAGCACATTATATACAGTCTAAGTgataacatcatcattatcatccgtttttttttatatattgtgtAGTGAAATGGCAAGAATACTCAATATTGCAACCTCTCTTTGGTTTcacttgggtttttttttatccttcTCCACGATTTTTAAGAAAGGTTGGCTTTCCTGATTCGTTCATCGCGCATTGGATACATTATGACTTACGAATTATTCATGTACTTGTATCACAAATCAGAAGAAAGTATTATCTCGGTTGAAAATTTCcgatgaatgtttttttaatgattttttcaacATAGTTTTGCTGGAGTAACTAGGTAGGATTGGTTTTGGAGAAGTGTCGTGTGCGCTGTCCTGAAAAAGGactgtttgtttttctttctttgttcatATGAAAGAGTTCAGCAAATAACTGTTTGAAAAGTTGAAAGGTCGACTTGTTTTCGACGTTTCGAACTGCAttcttgaacatgttgaatagtTCTTCGTCAGATGAAAAAGACATCCCACATACCGATGTCTAGCATCATTCCAGCTAATGATCGCATCCCTTTAATCATGATTCGTTGTTTCACACACCCTTGGACATGGCTGAGATGTTGTTATTGACGCCACGCCCATTTCTGATTGACGTCATAGGTACGTATTCAGTAGTATGCGTATCAGACACTCCTGTGCTGTTTGCGCGTCGGTAGGCGGGGCCGGATGTACCGTCGATTGCCTGCGATCGGCGCGGTGACTGACAGCACGGGAAACAATCGAACATCGACTTAAAAGCTTGCCGAAATTTCGCTGTAAAACGAAGAGGTAATAAACAAACATTAATTAGGCATACAAAATACACTTGTCTGTTCTTAATAATTATTCAGATTATTTATTTTACTGCATGAAGaaaactaaaatacaaaaacaaaacacgAGGAAGCATTGGGTAAGTTTCAAACAGGACTTTTAAACTAGGTGGGCAAATGGGGGCAAAAGTACATTGGGGGGAGGCGGCTTTACATGAATTTTGTTGCCTGTTTCACAAAATCGAGCAAAAAAGGGACCCGTCAAGTACTGTTTGTAGTGACTCATGAAGATGCtatctcaccaaataaataatgcgagcacgaagcgcgagctgaacctTTTTTATATCCTGAGATGATAACTGAATGTTATTGGCACTTTTTTAAACCAtggacaggaaataatgaaaacttcTGGGGGTGGCAAGTGGGGGGCAACGATCCTGACTGggggatgcccccccccccctcgttcaCTTTACGCCCCTTGGCACTCCGTACACCTGATTTTGTTAATATTCAATAGCATACAGGTCCATTTTGAGGTTCTGTGCCCTTCCCCGTTGCGTAAAATTTACTTTTGGGCCTATGGTAAGTTTACCATCCAATGGTATATTGCATGGAGTCATTTTGGATTTGATCGGCTATACTGAGCATCGTTGCCATATAAATTGTAACTTTTACTTTAGTCATTCTTACAGTTCTTTTAAGAGCTTCTATCAGAACGATAAGCCAACAGTCCTATTCAGTATTCAGGACTAACCAACATGGTGTTACCGCAAAACTCTCCTTTCATTCTTACCACTCATAAAGTTATAGATGATTGGGTTGATAGCGCTGTTTATGAAAGCCATGAGGTGCCCTATGATGTAAGGGATGTAAACTGCGTTGTATTGAGCTGATGCATCTCGGAGATTTCCAAATGCGTTATGTTTCCTTAAGAGAAGAGAATATCATATCGACCAAAATTCATTACGATCGAAATCGATAGTCATTTTATCTTATTAGCTTCATCCATCTTTCGAACGTCTCTTTTCTGATATATTACGTTGAACTGACAACCATcttgaaatttaattttaatttgaatattattttgttatcttaCTATATATTCATTATCATCAGATATCTTTTAGGAAATGGATGAGTATTttactggcgtacagatggggggagCAGTTGGTGGGCCATGGACCCCCAGAGTATTGTTTTTCTCTTCACCAAAATACATAAAACGTAAACACTCCTACAAAATTGGATTCAATTTCACAttacataaaattaaaaagtgaGAGTGctagaaaaagtttttttttatggggatcataatgaataacaaaaggtcattatgatcatcataattTTGCGCTTTTTTACTCTCGGAGAGCAGTGCTCTTCACTAGTAACATAACATTAAGAACCATCCCTCGTAGAAAAACGTCACTAATTGACATTAATTGATGATCACATTTTGATGGAGTATGTATCtgtttgtttattgttattggGATGTGCTTAGTATTTCAAAGATGCTAACATACTTGAGAACATTGAGTAGTTGGAAAGGAAAGAAGCAGATGGCGAAAGCGATGACGACCACGATGAGCATACTGGCGACTTTACGACGTGATTTGAGCTGGGCCTCAGTAGATTTGCTGATCGTTGTCGTACTCACCACATTGGCCTGggagaaacaaaaataacaaaaattatcaGCCAAATGCAGacaataagataaaaatatgaaatgtgtatTTACAGGTTACAGtccccactttttttctccaaaactgtgtacaaaaaaaataaaaaaaattaccacccgattgtaattttttgaatggtcagttccccccccccccgcacacacaccctcacccacacacacacacgcaccctcacatacactttcaaaaccattctGCGGTCCCTGATTTATTAACATTGTAAAATTAATGTCCATGTTCTcgaacagtggcgtacctaggattttccacagggggggggggggcaatttcgtccgccaaaaaaattgacaagcaacaaaaaaaaaaggtcttcaaccacaaataaaggatctcGTCCGccaacaaatttgacaagcaaaaaaaaaaaaaaaaaaaaaaaaggtcttcaaccacaaataaaggatttcgtaccagaataaaatttgacaagcaaaaaaaaaaaaaaaaaaggtcttcaagactcgtcagggaggggggcagggattttttttttttgaattgaatttatttccgttaaaaaaaaacagataacaatacatataaaattatacatatgaaTTGGTAAATAGAAAAACGGGAGGATGGCCCTACTCAGCAGCATCAATCATGGTGCTGCTGGTCTACCGAGGGGTCCTCATATAgcataaaacaaaattacacatattaatataaattatacataATATAAGAATAACATACCaaaacaataagaaataaaactaaTCGGTCATAACATCTagccccccacccctcccctacGTTAACACACCCTACATTTCAATGCATATGAATTAAGCAACAGAGAATAATGTACAGTCAGACCCAATTTAAGATGTGGTTATTAACTACATTATTAAATGAATTATAagaaacagaacatttagcatcACGTggcaattcattaaaatatgtcGTACCCCTGTATGAAAACATTCTTCTACAGTATTCAGTCCGTGGTTTAGGgagagaaatatttttatcagaACGGAGAGAATATTTATGAGTAGAAaactgaaatatattattcaagtAAGGCGCACTAAGACCATTCAGACTCTTATACACCATTAAAAGAGTATGCTTTATACGCCTTGATTTTAATGACTCCCAGTTTAAGAGTTGATGAACAGTATggtttgatatatatttatacggATTAATTTTGAGTATTATTCTGCAAGCTCTATTTTGTATCTTTTGCAATTGTTGggtacatttcaaatttgatgaatCAAAGACTACATCAGCATAATCAAACAATGGCAAAATTACTGAACGGTAAATTAATTTCAGACTATCCTCATTTAAAAATGAACGAAGCCGACCAAGGAAATTTACTAATTTACTGGTTTTAGCACAAAGTTTATCAATGTGGCAATTCCATTTTAACTCTGGATCAATAAAGACccccaaatatttcacaaattctTTAGACTGAATACATTTTCCTGAAATTCTGACATTAAGAGACTTGTGCACAGACAACATATGACGTGACCCAAATAACATACTTTCAGTTTTGTCGATATTAAGACTTAATTTACTTAAACACATCCATTCGTATATACATTTTAGGTCAGCATTTAAATTGCTTTCAATGAGATTTACGTCATTatcagaaaaatacaaaatagaatcATCAGCGTATAGATGGATTTGACAGTGCTCAACTTGTTTAACTATGTCATctatatatatagtaaataaatatatgtcACTTGCATGGGTcacttgcatgggttgtgactcgtcaggggggggcagtctgccccctctgccccccccccccgtaggtacgctagtgatctCGAATGTCCCTGGTATCAGCCTCCCCGTTTTACCTTTAACCGTTTAACACAACTGACACATACCTATTTAACGCTTGATTTAGACGCTCCACATCCCCTCTTCTATCATGTCTATCGGAATACCAGACAAGAGTCTTCGGCACAACCTGGTATAAGCGACCCTTTTAATGCCCCTACACACCTGGTTAAAGCTTGGTTTAGACCCCACTCCGGGATCGGAAGGACCGCATGCGTGTTCCCAAAATGTCCGGTAAAGGGGTACTTTTTCGCGGGACAAGTCCGGCCCGCGAATTGTAAAAAGGGgtgtatttgtattttcactcggagatttctttaaaaagggggtgttttttttatctctctcttcgGACTCCTGAGAAATTTTAAAAGGGGGTTATGAAATATCTTGAATAACATAGAAAATAGTTCAAATCCCGGGATCAAATTCCTAAAATTCCTGCTAGATTTGAAAGCTCATTcaggattatttcattttgaaaagtaaagTAGGACCTTTTGTTGGAATGAGAGCTCACCTGAAATAGGGGGTACATATTGAGCAGTGTTTCGGATTTAGGGGGGTCTCCAAGGCAGAAAAAGCCCGCGAAAAGCTCTCGAAAGGGGGGTTCAGAAATTTTGGCAGACCTTCGATAGGGGGGTGCTTTCAAAGGGAGGGAACGAGCATAGGCGTACCCTAAATAACACTGAGTGGGGGGCCGGGGTTTAGACGCTCCACATCCCTCCTCTGTCGGGATACCAGACCACATTATTCGACACACCCTGTATAAGCGACCCTATAATTGCCCCTACACACCTGGTTAAAGCTTGGTTTAGACGCTCCACATCCCTCTTCTGTCGGGATACCAGACCAAAGTCTTCGACACACCCTGGTATAAGCGACCCCAATCACTGCTAGAGGAACGATGTAGACGGCCAAGAAGAACGCAGTGTGGTAGAGCTTCTCCCAGACCTTGCCTACCCAGCGATTCTACAAGAAAACGGAAAAGGaaattagtttttaaaaatgttggtTAAAGATTATGACAAGGTTATAATggcaatgtttatttttctaagTAATTTATATTCTTAACTTTTTATGCTATTACTTTGTTTAATGATTCAGGCACCGCAACACCTTTTCCTATCAGTGCGATTATCATGGTTTGTTTCAAGGCCGGCGTAATTATAcgaaattattttcatgattttaaaccgctatagagacttctgataaattctgattttaatgCACAGAGgcgaaacaaaaaagaaaaaaataataaagaggaaaaagaagaagaaagaatatAAAAGAGACGT contains:
- the LOC129279845 gene encoding orexin receptor type 2-like, which encodes MATDYYRHTNLSQPYQLSSVNDSASSEWNYDDYIQEIYDQTRKRVYPEIHEYFLIAIYIIIFFVAIMGNTMVCIAILKNDHMRTVTNYYIMNLATTDILIAFVCLPITITVDVSESWFFGRTACYLIPYFQLVLVCASIYTLMMIAVDRYLAICHPLKFQIRASRTLLTIALVWVVSFFIALPVAVVNDLEPQAASVHIGKPLWRMSCTENRWVGKVWEKLYHTAFFLAVYIVPLAVIGVAYTRVCRRLWSGIPTEEGCGASKPSFNQANVVSTTTISKSTEAQLKSRRKVASMLIVVVIAFAICFFPFQLLNVLKKHNAFGNLRDASAQYNAVYIPYIIGHLMAFINSAINPIIYNFMSAKFRQAFKSMFDCFPCCQSPRRSQAIDGTSGPAYRRANSTGVSDTHTTEYVPMTSIRNGRGVNNNISAMSKGV